From the genome of Streptomyces sp. NBC_01304:
TCGGGTACTGGCCGGCGCCCGCGCCGTCACCCGACGACCAGCGGGACTTCCCGTACGTCGTGGACGACATGGCCTGGGCCCGCCGGCACGGGTACCGCGGAGACCGCGTACGCCCGCTCCACGAAGGGCTGCCGCGCCGGGGCGGCGGACCGGCTCTACGGCGACTCCCGCAAGTGGTCCGAGGCCGGCACAGCCCTGGAGGACCTGCCCGACCCGGGCATCGAGATGCGGGACCAACCCATGCACCGGACCGCCGTGATCAAGTGGGTGCGGTGCATGCGCGCGAAGGGCCACGCTTTCAGGACGCCCGAGGAGGCGCGCTCCGCTGTCGACCGCCGTCGACAAGGTCCGGCGCTACCGGCAGGACGTGGCGGAGGCCGCGTATCCGGACGAGGTGAGGACTCGGAACCTGATGCGGCTTCGGGGGCTTGAGCGGGCGAGGGAGGTCGACGGCGAGGTCGGCCCCAACACCTGGGCGGCGCTGCGCAGTTCGACCTGACGCGGAAAGGGCTGTGCCCCGCTTCCCGAGAAGCGGGGCACAGCCCCTTTGCGTACCGGCAGCCACTCAGTGGAAGAAGTGCCGAGTCCCCGTGAAGTACATCGTCACGCCCGCCTTCTTCGCCGCCTCGACCACCAGCTCGTCGCGGACCGAACCGCCGGGCTGGACCACGGCCTTGACCCCGGCGTTCGCGAGGATCTCGAAGCCGTCGGGGAAGGGGAAGAACGCGTCGGAGGACGCGTACGAACCCCGGGCCCGCTCCTCGCCCGCCCGCTCGACCGCGAGCTTCGCGGAGTCCACGCGGTTGACCTGGCCCATGCCGACGCCGACCGAGGCGCCGTCCTTGGCGAGCAGGATCGCGTTGGACTTGACCGCGCGGCAGGCCTTCCAGGAGAAGGCGAGTTCGCGCAGCTCCTCGGCGGACAGGGCCTCGCCGGTCGCCAGCGTCCAGTTCGCCGGGTCGTCGCCCTCGGCCTGGAAGAGGTCGGTGTGCTGGACGACCGCGCCGCCGGAGAGGAACTTCACGTCGCCCGGCTGGGTCGGGGAGCCCTCGACCTTGAGGACGCGGATGTTCTTCTTCTTGGCGAGGATCTCGACCGCGCCGTCCTCGTACGACGGTGCCGCGATGACCTCCGTGAAGATCTCCGCGACCTGCTCGGCCATGGCCACGCTGACCTCGCGGTTGACCGCGATCACGCCGCCGAACGCGGACAGCGGGTCGCAGGCGTGCGCCTTGCGGTGCGCCTCTGCGACGTCCCCGGCGATCGCGATGCCGCACGGGTTGGCGTGCTTGATGATCGCCACACAGGGCTCGTCGTGATCGAAGGCGGCGCGGCGCGCGGCCTCGGTGTCCACGTAGTTGTTGAAGGACATCTCCTTGCCGTGCAGCTGCTCGGCGTTGGCGAGCCCGCCCGGCTGGCCGTTCACGTACAGCGCCGCGGCCTGGTGCGGGTTCTCGCCGTAGCGCAGCGTGGACTTGCGCTCCAGCGTCTCGCCGACGAACTCGGCGAGACCGTTGTAGTCGTCCTCCGGCGCATAGGCGTTGGTGAACCAGGAGGCCACGGCGGTGTCGTACGCGGCGGTGTGCTGGAAGGCCTCCGCCGCCAGGCGCTTGCGGGCCGCGAGGCCGAAGCCGCCGCCCTTGACCGCCGCGAGGACGTCCGCGTACCGCTTCGGGCTGGTGACGACCGCCACCGACGGGTGGTTCTTGGCGGCGGCGCGCACCATCGACGGGCCGCCGATGTCGATCTGCTCGACGCACTCGTCGGGGGTGGCCCCCGACTGCACGGTCTCCTTGAAGGGGTAGAGGTTCACGACGACGAGGTCGAAGGGCTCCACGCCCAGCTCGGCGAGCTGCCTCTGGTGATCCTCCAGACGCAGGTCGGCGAGGATGCCCGCGTGCACCTTCGGGTGCAGCGTCTTCACGCGGCCGTCGAGGCACTCCGGGAATCCGGTCAGCTCCTCGACCTTGGTGACGGGCACGCCCGCCGCGGCGATCTTCGAGGCGGTCGACCCGGTCGAGACCAGCGAGACGCCCGCCTCGTGCAGCCCACGGGCCAGCTCTTCCAGGCCGGTCTTGTCATAGACGCTGACGAGAGCCCGACGGATGGGGCGGGTCTGTGTACCTTCGGCGGTCACGGGATTGACACCTTTCGTCCCTCAATGCGGTAGCCGCGGCGGGCAAGCCGCCCCACGACCTCGACGAGCAGCGAGCGCTCGACTTCCTTGATGCGCTCATGGAGCGCGGATTCGTCGTCCTCTTCCCGGATCTCCACCACGCCCTGCGCGATGATCGGCCCGGTGTCGACGCCGTCGTCGACGAAGTGGACGGTGCAGCCGGTGACCTTCGCGCCGTACGCGAGTGCGTCGCGCACGCCGTGGGCACCGGGAAAACTGGGCAGCAGCGCAGGGTGCGTATTCACGAACCGGCCGCCGAAGCGGGCCAGGAACTCCTTGCCCACGATCTTCATGAAGCCGGCCGACACCACGAGATCCGGCTCGTACGCGGCCGTCGCCTCGGCGAGCGCCCGGTCCCAGGCGTCCCGGCTGTCGTGGTCCTTCACCTTGCAGACGAAGGTCGCAAGCCCGGCCCGCTCGGCCCGCTCCAGACCCGCGATGCCCTCGCGGTCGGCGCCGACCGCGACGATCTCGGCGCCGTACGCCGCGGAGCCCTCCGCCGCGATCGCGTCGAGCAGGGCCTGCAGATTGGTGCCGGAGCCCGAGACGAGCACGACGAGCCGCTTCACGGGCGGGGGTGGGGAGGCCACGGGGCGGGGCCCTTTCAGACGTGGATCGCGGATCGTGAGGAATCACGGATCGCGGATCACTGATCACCAGTGCTTTGTGCAGTCGTACGAATGCTTCGCCGTCCCCGATACGGGGAACTCTACGAACCGCCCGACCGTCAGCAACGATACCGCCGCGCGACAGCGGCCCCCACGGGACGGGGACGTTGCCGGAAGGTAGCGTCTGGGGAGCAGACCCTCGAAGAACCTCAGCAGCAAGCGCTACGCACCTCAACTAGGGGAAGACGCACACCTGATGCCGGACCGCATGCCCTCGCCCTCGTCCTCGTCGCCACAGGGCTCGCAGCAGGACTCACCCGAGGACGTCAAGGAAGCGGACAATCCCTTCGCGCCGCCGCCCGAGGGGAGCGCCGACCAGCCCTGGCAGCCGCGGCGCCCGGCGAACGGCGAGGGGCAGGGACAGGGCGGCCCGGACGATCAGCAGAGCGCCGGCGGCGGCAGCCGTTGGAGCCCGCGCCAGCCCGGCCGCTCCTCCGGCGGCTTCGGCCAGCGGCCCGGGCAGAACGGACCCGAGGGCTCGGGCGGACCCGGCGACGGCAAGGGCCCGGGCCTGCGCTGGGACCCGACCGATCCGGCGCAGCGGCGGGCCCGTTATGCGCTGCTCGGCGGCATGTGGGCGTTCTTCTTCGCGCTGTTCACCTGGCCCTACATCGCCCTGCTGCTCGGCGCTCTCTCGGTGTACTGGGCGATCAGTTCGCTGCGGGCCAAGGCGCGCACGCCGGACCCGACGGCCCAGGCCACCGTGGCCGCCGTGACCGGGACGGCCGGCACGGAGTCCGTGAAGCCGGCGGCGCCCGCCGCCGGATCGGGCCGGCCGCAGACGACCGCGGCGGTCAGCGGCCTGGTGACGGCGGGGCTCGCCCTGGCCATCGTGGCCGCGACCTTCACGGCGCAGGTCGTGTACCGGGACTACTACACCTGCGTCGGCGACTCGCTCACCACCACGGCGAAGAAGTCCTGCGAGGACCTGCTGCCTCAGAAGCTGCGGCCGCTGCTCACCACCGAGGAGTGACCCGGGCCGCCGCCCGGATCTGATCCCGGCCGCTCAGGACTTGCCAGGCCCCTCCCCCGCTTCGGGGGTGGGGTCTTCGTCTTTCGGGGCGGGGACGTCCTCGGCGGCCCGGAGGTCTTCCGGGAGTCGGAGACCTTCCGGTTCCGATGGTGTCGGCGTCGGCGTCGGCGTCGGCAGGAAGTCGTAGGGCTCGAACTTCGGGGCGGGGGCGGGCAGTTCCTCCGCCCCGGGGGTGGCCGCCTCGGTTTCGCCACGCGTTCCGTTGCCGGCGCCTCGCCGGCGAAGCCGGTCCAGCCAGGCGAGCCGGCGCGGAGCATGCGCCTCTCGTACGGCAACGGCCGTCTCCCGTACCGGAACAGGCGTCTCTCGTACGGGAACGGGCTCGGGCTCCGGCTGCCGCTCGGCCCGCACCTTCGGCTCGCGCAGCCGCCAGGCCCGCAGGCCGATCGCGCCCGGCACCCCGAGCAGCGCCGTCCAGCCGAGCGCCGCCGCGCCGGTCTGCCACCACACCGGGCCGAAGTCTGCGAGGCCCGCGCCGCCCATCGGGCCCCCGGCCGACGCCGTGAGCGCGGCGAAGGCGAGCCCGCACAGGGCCGCGGCGAGGCCCGCCGCCCCGGCCGTCGCGCCGCGCGACCAGCCCGCGCCGCGCTCCCCCACACCGCCCGACGTCGCGGCCCGTGCGACGAACCAGGCCACCGCGATCCCCGCCACCACCGGCACCGCGCCCGCCGCCCAGGTCAGCGGCGAACCGGGCCCCGCGTCCGGCACCGCCGCGAGCAGCGGGAACGCCGGGAGCAGCGGATCGGCCGGGGATCCGAGCGGCCATACGACGCTGCCCGTGCCCAGCGCGAAGCCGGGCCCGAGACCGTAGGAGGCGCCCCAGAGCGCGGCGTTGGGCACCAGCGCGAGGGCGAGCAGGAGCACCGCGAAGCGGCCCGACCATACGCCGGTGAGCTGCAGGAACGTCGACCGCGCGGCCTCTTGGTGCAGCACCAGGGACACCGCCACGAGAAGGGCGCCGCCGCCGAGGAGGACCAGGAGCGCGGCGGTCGCGGCGCGGACGGCGGCCACGATGTGGTGACGCAGGAGGAACCGTGGGGTGTGCCTGCGCACCACCTCGGCCGCGAGCAGTCGCCGAAGGACCTGCGGCACCGGGCCGTGCGGGCGTCCGTGCGCCGTCCACACCCCGGTCGCGGCCGCGGCCACCGCCACCACGGGCAGGTGCAGCGCGGCACTCAGCCAGTCCGCCTGGAGCGTGCCGCCCTGCGAGTACAGGGTCACGGCCGCGCCGACCAGCAGGTAGCCGCCTGCCACACCCCACAGTGCGGTCCGGGCCGGCTTCTCCGCCTGGGCCGCGTAGACCGCGTCGCGGGCGGCGCGGTGCAGCAGGAAGCCGGGCAGGGCGAGCAGGAGGAGCGGGGTCAGGCCGATCGGGGCCGGGATGCCGGAGAGGGTGTCGGTCCGGATCAGCTCGGTGCCGTGGGCGAGCAGCCAGAGGCCGGCCGCGATGTGCAGGGCGCCGCCGGGGCCGCTGTCCGGGTAGGGCGAGCTGATCCAGAGGGCCATGACGAGCACGGCGAGGGAGCCGAGACCGAGGCCCGCGGCGATCGCGCCGTTCGCGAGGCAGGGGGCCAGGGCGGACGATCTGCGGCGCGCGGCGAGGGCGGCGAACAGGGCGGACGCGGCGGCCCCCGGTGAGCTGCGCTCGGCGGGGCGGTCCTTGGTGAGGCTGTGCTGGTTACGGGCTGTCGTCTGCGGCACGAACGTCATGGTCCCAACGACACGCGCTTCCCCCGCGTAACAGGCGAATGCCCGAAGTGTCGCCCAATATACGTTTATGTACTTTTTCGTACGGTGCGGCGGAGGTCTGTGCGCGATGGTGGGGAGTCCGAGATGACGCAGAGCCCCGCGGAGCTGCCCTCCCCCGCGGAGCGACGCAGTCTGCGCGAGCGCAGGTCGCTGTCGCAGGCCGAGGTCGCCGAGCGGATCGGCGTCACACGCGAAACGGTGCGCTCCTGGGAATCGGGCCGCACCACACCACGCGGCGCGACGCGGGCAGCGTACGCCCAACTCCTGACAGACCTCGCCACCCCGGTCCGCCCCACCCCGGCGCTGCTCGCACTGCGAGCGAAGGCGAGACAGCCGCAGTCACCGCCGCCCGGTCCGACGGGCAGCCGGCCAACGCCTGCACACGAGCCGACGCCGACGCCGGGTCCGGGGCCCAGGCCTGCGCCTGGCCCAGGGCCCTTGCCGACGACCAAGGTGGAGGCGACGCCAAGCCCGGGATCGATGCCGGCGACCAAGCCGGAGGCGACGCCGAACCCGGAATCGATGCCCGCGACCAAGCCCAAGCCGACGCCAAGCCCGGGATCGATGCCCGCGACCAAGCCCGAGCCGACGCCGACGCCGACGCCGACAGCGAAGCCGAGTCCGGGGTCCATGCCTGCGACCGGGCCGGCGCCTGGTCCAGGGCCGGTGCCCGCGACCAAGTCGGTGCCGGAGTCCACGCGCGCGACCAACCCCGGGCCGGAGCGGACGCCTTCGACCGAACCGACGCCCGGGTCCATGCCCACGGTCAGGCCGACACCGGAGCCGACGCCTGCGCCCGAGCCGACGCCCGGGCCCATGTCGGCGACCAAGCCTGGACTGGAGGCAACGCCTACACCCAAGCCGACGCCGGAGCCCCTGCGCGCGACCAAGCCAGGGCCGGAGGCGACACCTACGCCCAAGCCGACGCTGGAGCTCCTGCGCGCGACCAAGCCGACGCCGGAGTCGACACCCGCGCCCAAGCCGACGCCGCAACCCCTGCGCGCGACCAAGCCGACGCCGGAGTCGACACCCGCGCCCAAGCCGACGCCGCAACCCCTGCGCGCGACCAAGCCGACGCCGGAGTCGACACCCGCGCCCAAGCCGGCGTCGACGAGCCCCGCCGCAGGTTCGGCCACGCCCCCGGTGCGCAAGCCCAAGCCGCTCGAGCCCGGCCCGTTGACGCCAACCAAGCCCGCGCCTGCGGAGGTTCGGCCTTCGGTGGCGGCGGAGGTTCTCCCCGCAGCGCCGTCGCAGGCGCAGCCGGTCGCGGCCCGCGAATCCGCACCGGCGAAGCCCCGACCAGCCGTTGCCCGCGAAGCGGGCGCTTCCGGGGCTCGGCCGGCCTCGACGTCCAGCCCTCACCCGGTCGTTGCTCGCGACTCGGCTGCCCCAACACCCAAACCCCAACCAGCCGTCACCGAGGTGGAGTCCGTGGCCGCCCGCAAGGCGAACCGTCCGACCCACGCCCCGCCCAAGGCCCCCGAGCCCACCCCCCGAACCCCCGAACCCGTATCGGAGCCCACCCCCATCGCCGCCCAGACCAGTACCGCGCCCGACGCCCTGCCCGAACCGCCCCTCGCCCGTGCGGCCCGCACTCCCGCGAGGGCGCGGCACGGGGCGGGGAAGCCGGGGACCTCGCGGCCGAAGGCTGCTGCCAAGCGGGCCGCCAAGCCGCCGGCCGTCGCGGCAGTGCGGCATGAGCAGCACAGCCCCGTGACCGTCGGCGCCGGATCGGGCGGGGGCGGCCGGCCGGCCGAGCCGCCCGTGGCGGAGGCCGAGCCCGAGGCGGAGGCGGAGAAGGGCAGCGGCGGGTCCGAGCTGACACCGGCTCAGGCGTTCGACGCGCTGTACGCGTTCAGCGCGCCCGGTCTCGTACGGCAGACGTATCTGCTCACCGGGCGGCGCGCACTCGCGAAGGAAGCGGTGGAGCGGGCCTTTCACCAGGCCTGGGAGCGGTGGCCGGAGGTCGCCGTGGACCGGGACCCGGTGGGCTGGGTGCGGGCGGCGGCGTACGAGTACGCGCTCTCCCCCTGGCACCGTCTGCGCCGCAGCCACCGGCACCCGGACGCACCCCCGGCCGAGCCCGAGGACCGCAAGCTGCTCGATACGTTGCTGAGCCTTCCGGCGTCGTACCGGAGGACGCT
Proteins encoded in this window:
- a CDS encoding cell division protein PerM — protein: MFAALAARRRSSALAPCLANGAIAAGLGLGSLAVLVMALWISSPYPDSGPGGALHIAAGLWLLAHGTELIRTDTLSGIPAPIGLTPLLLLALPGFLLHRAARDAVYAAQAEKPARTALWGVAGGYLLVGAAVTLYSQGGTLQADWLSAALHLPVVAVAAAATGVWTAHGRPHGPVPQVLRRLLAAEVVRRHTPRFLLRHHIVAAVRAATAALLVLLGGGALLVAVSLVLHQEAARSTFLQLTGVWSGRFAVLLLALALVPNAALWGASYGLGPGFALGTGSVVWPLGSPADPLLPAFPLLAAVPDAGPGSPLTWAAGAVPVVAGIAVAWFVARAATSGGVGERGAGWSRGATAGAAGLAAALCGLAFAALTASAGGPMGGAGLADFGPVWWQTGAAALGWTALLGVPGAIGLRAWRLREPKVRAERQPEPEPVPVRETPVPVRETAVAVREAHAPRRLAWLDRLRRRGAGNGTRGETEAATPGAEELPAPAPKFEPYDFLPTPTPTPTPSEPEGLRLPEDLRAAEDVPAPKDEDPTPEAGEGPGKS
- the purH gene encoding bifunctional phosphoribosylaminoimidazolecarboxamide formyltransferase/IMP cyclohydrolase, producing MTAEGTQTRPIRRALVSVYDKTGLEELARGLHEAGVSLVSTGSTASKIAAAGVPVTKVEELTGFPECLDGRVKTLHPKVHAGILADLRLEDHQRQLAELGVEPFDLVVVNLYPFKETVQSGATPDECVEQIDIGGPSMVRAAAKNHPSVAVVTSPKRYADVLAAVKGGGFGLAARKRLAAEAFQHTAAYDTAVASWFTNAYAPEDDYNGLAEFVGETLERKSTLRYGENPHQAAALYVNGQPGGLANAEQLHGKEMSFNNYVDTEAARRAAFDHDEPCVAIIKHANPCGIAIAGDVAEAHRKAHACDPLSAFGGVIAVNREVSVAMAEQVAEIFTEVIAAPSYEDGAVEILAKKKNIRVLKVEGSPTQPGDVKFLSGGAVVQHTDLFQAEGDDPANWTLATGEALSAEELRELAFSWKACRAVKSNAILLAKDGASVGVGMGQVNRVDSAKLAVERAGEERARGSYASSDAFFPFPDGFEILANAGVKAVVQPGGSVRDELVVEAAKKAGVTMYFTGTRHFFH
- the purN gene encoding phosphoribosylglycinamide formyltransferase translates to MASPPPPVKRLVVLVSGSGTNLQALLDAIAAEGSAAYGAEIVAVGADREGIAGLERAERAGLATFVCKVKDHDSRDAWDRALAEATAAYEPDLVVSAGFMKIVGKEFLARFGGRFVNTHPALLPSFPGAHGVRDALAYGAKVTGCTVHFVDDGVDTGPIIAQGVVEIREEDDESALHERIKEVERSLLVEVVGRLARRGYRIEGRKVSIP